A region of the Alosa alosa isolate M-15738 ecotype Scorff River unplaced genomic scaffold, AALO_Geno_1.1 AALO_1.0_unplaced_1030, whole genome shotgun sequence genome:
ccagacacacaggcTGTTTATCCTCCAGACAGAAGAGCTTGAGTTTCTCACTGTGCAGACTGCAGAGCACCTCAGACTCTGCTGAAGCTCTCTGACTTCTCTCCTGTATGTAGCTTTCACACAGGTTCTTTAACGCCAAGTTAAGTTGTGGATTTGAATTTGTGAATCTTTTCCTGCAGATGGGACACTCTTTATGGCCTTTAGTTTTCCAGAACTGCTGCAGACAGACATTACACATGCTGTGACTACACTTCATGATGACAGGATCCTTGAAGATGTCATGGCACACAGGACAAGAGAAATCCTCTTCTGGGAGAGAACGCTTGGAGGCCATTTTCTAAGCTCACTGTAAAGTATGCGATGACCCCTAACAATGATGTCCAGATGGAAAGTAGAATCCTGAGTCCTGATGGAAAGTAGAGTCCTGAGACCTTAAGCAAAATTATTCCTTCAGTCAGATGTTCAGTCTGAGGGGTGGATTGGTCTTCTCTTGAGCACCAAACACAAGTGATTGATTCAAGTGTTTTCCTGAAGTTGAAGAAATTAAACAACAGCAGCTTAATGCTAATTTCCAGTGAAACGAGTTCAGCTTAACTTTCATTTCATCCGTGTACATCCACTCTGAACCAACAGGGTTGCAGAACGACATATTTGTCATACTGAATTTGAAATTAAATGTATCCTGATACTGTGTGACTgccaaacatatgcaaattag
Encoded here:
- the LOC125290058 gene encoding E3 ubiquitin-protein ligase TRIM17-like, translated to MASKRSLPEEDFSCPVCHDIFKDPVIMKCSHSMCNVCLQQFWKTKGHKECPICRKRFTNSNPQLNLALKNLCESYIQERSQRASAESEVLCSLHSEKLKLFCLEDKQPVCLVCRDSRAHKNHNFSPVVEVSRDYKEELRTQLAKLKEKMKKHKETKLT